A stretch of the Alnus glutinosa chromosome 6, dhAlnGlut1.1, whole genome shotgun sequence genome encodes the following:
- the LOC133870936 gene encoding uncharacterized protein LOC133870936 isoform X1 encodes MDRQPHDYASASALAYAQQQRQPPNIQQQQQQFGFPPQHQQFPPSVHGPPFMPPHPSLQQFPYHPHLQQQPQQLHPHPPPHPHLLHLQQQQQPPAGFPPHLPPPLVPPPFHGPYDAPPPPAAPPSDPELHKRIEKLVEYAAKNGPEFEAMIREKQQDNPDYGFLFGGDGHGHYRYRLWLATHPPGGPFNPPFPSSSIPMMHPPNPMMNPSPLNAPPINAAAAAAGVSASMMGAPQMHQPPFAPFYDQQQMHPQPFGIHGRPDYDQTSKSFRGLSGPLPSDVAMELNNVLNNLNGTKESIKGAKNWFMQRSPFAPALAEALRDRIFVLDDSERQLHIIYLANDILFDSLQRRTSPDVDNEALAFKPVLGSMLGRIYNNPLNKEENQTRLQKILELWASKDIYDQSAIEVLKSEMIGGATANSFSGPPATSGSVDPAAGFPQQTSNLNIQQWQPDRILPDQDHHDKHASAQAMPPSLATQQFLPNSVAAGAFVGSMAIQSSVQLANQQPAPHLLPGTTATSGEKLPPYPLFPPGLIPGMVRKMQIGSGVPYSPMSPLDIPTVIPPSNVPQSEVLESVSKFFKDIGEVNPSEGPITSDSRDEDDEYEREPPVRKGGACIPPPPNLQVDPETGAYVDGSVDRKTGSGRLGLGATANPNESSQYDDVYSSYRKQRSTTYHSSMSARAAAR; translated from the exons ATGGATCGGCAGCCTCACGATTATGCATCAGCTTCTGCTCTGGCATATGCCCAACAACAGCGGCAACCCCCTAACATAcaacaacagcagcagcagTTTGGGTTTCCTCCACAGCATCAACAATTTCCTCCGTCCGTGCACGGTCCTCCTTTCATGCCCCCACATCCTTCTCTCCAACAATTCCCTTATCACCCCCACCTGCAACAGCAACCACAGCAGCTCCATCCGCATCCTCCACCCCATCCTCACCTCCTCCATCTTCAGCAGCAACAGCAGCCACCGGCTGGTTTCCCTCCACACTTACCCCCTCCCCTCGTTCCTCCACCTTTTCATGGTCCATATGATGCACCTCCACCCCCAGCTGCTCCCCCTTCGGATCCTGAGCTCCACAAACGCATTGAGAAACTTGTTGAGTATGCTGCAAAGAATGGCCCTGAATTCGAAGCTATGATTCGTGAAAAGCAGCAAGATAATCCTGACTATGGTTTTCTCTTTGGTGGGGATGGGCATGGTCACTACCGTTACCGGCTTTGGTTAGCTACACATCCTCCAGGTGGCCCCTTCAATCCTCCTTTTCCATCGTCTTCTATACCTATGATGCATCCTCCTAATCCTATGATGAATCCATCTCCTTTAAATGCTCCTCCAATTAATGCCGCAGCTGCAGCTGCTGGGGTTTCAGCTTCAATGATGGGTGCTCCTCAAATGCACCAACCTCCTTTTGCGCCATTCTACGACCAACAGCAAATGCATCCTCAGCCTTTTGGGATTCATGGTCGGCCAGATTATGACCAGACATCCAAGTCTTTCAGAGGTCTTTCTGGACCACTTCCATCTGATGTTGCCATGGAGCTCAATAATGTGCTTAATAATCTTAATGGTACGAAAGAGTCAATTAAGGGGGCTAAAAATTGGTTCATGCAGAGATCTCCTTTTGCACCGGCTCTGGCTGAGGCACTGAGAGACAGGATTTTTGTCTTAGATGATTCTGAGAGGCAACTGCATATAATATATCTTGCCAATGATATTCTTTTTGACAG CTTGCAACGGAGGACAAGCCCTGACGTTGATAATGAAGCCCTTGCATTCAAACCTGTTTTAGGTTCCATGCTTGGGAGGATTTATAACAACCCTCTAAATAAGGAGGAAAATCAGACAAGGTTACAGAAAATTTTGGAGTTGTGGGCTTCCAAAGATATCTATGATCAGAGTGCTATTGAGGTGCTTAAGAGTGAGATGATTGGTGGAGCAACAGCTAATTCCTTTTCAGGGCCTCCAGCCACCAGTGGTTCAGTAGATCCAGCTGCTG GATTTCCACAGCAAACGTCAAACCTCAATATCCAACAATGGCAACCTGATAGGATTTTACCAGATCAAGACCATCATGATAAACATGCCTCTGCCCAAGCCATGCCACCATCTTTGGCTACCCAGCAATTTCTCCCAAATTCAGTCGCTGCTGGTGCTTTTGTGGGATCTATGGCCATACAATCTTCTGTTCAATTAGCGAACCAACAACCTGCACCCCATTTATTGCCGGGTACGACTGCTACCAGTGGTGAAAAATTGCCACCATATCCTTTGTTTCCACCTGGTCTTATTCCTGGAATGGTCAGAAAGATGCAGATCGGTAGTGGGGTGCCCTACTCTCCCATGAGCCCTTTGGACATACCTACTGTAATACCTCCATCCAATGTACCTCAATCTGAAGTTCTTGAGAGTGTGTCAAAATTCTTCAAAGATATTGGAGAGGTGAACCCTTCTGAAGGACCCATTACTTCCGATTCAAGAGATGAAGATGATGAATATGAGAGAGAACCTCCAGTACGAAAGGGAGGGGCTTGCATCCCACCTCCCCCAAACCTGCAGGTGGACCCAGAGACGGGAGCTTATGTTGATGGAAGTGTAGATCGGAAAACAGGATCAGGCAGGCTGGGACTTGGGGCCACAGCTAACCCAAATGAATCAAGTCAATATGATGATGTTTATTCTTCTTACAGGAAACAAAGAAGCACCACGTATCACTCATCCATGAGTGCGAGAGCTGCAGCGAGGTAA
- the LOC133870936 gene encoding uncharacterized protein LOC133870936 isoform X2, with amino-acid sequence MDRQPHDYASASALAYAQQQRQPPNIQQQQQQFGFPPQHQQFPPSVHGPPFMPPHPSLQQFPYHPHLQQQPQQLHPHPPPHPHLLHLQQQQQPPAGFPPHLPPPLVPPPFHGPYDAPPPPAAPPSDPELHKRIEKLVEYAAKNGPEFEAMIREKQQDNPDYGFLFGGDGHGHYRYRLWLATHPPAAAAGVSASMMGAPQMHQPPFAPFYDQQQMHPQPFGIHGRPDYDQTSKSFRGLSGPLPSDVAMELNNVLNNLNGTKESIKGAKNWFMQRSPFAPALAEALRDRIFVLDDSERQLHIIYLANDILFDSLQRRTSPDVDNEALAFKPVLGSMLGRIYNNPLNKEENQTRLQKILELWASKDIYDQSAIEVLKSEMIGGATANSFSGPPATSGSVDPAAGFPQQTSNLNIQQWQPDRILPDQDHHDKHASAQAMPPSLATQQFLPNSVAAGAFVGSMAIQSSVQLANQQPAPHLLPGTTATSGEKLPPYPLFPPGLIPGMVRKMQIGSGVPYSPMSPLDIPTVIPPSNVPQSEVLESVSKFFKDIGEVNPSEGPITSDSRDEDDEYEREPPVRKGGACIPPPPNLQVDPETGAYVDGSVDRKTGSGRLGLGATANPNESSQYDDVYSSYRKQRSTTYHSSMSARAAAR; translated from the exons ATGGATCGGCAGCCTCACGATTATGCATCAGCTTCTGCTCTGGCATATGCCCAACAACAGCGGCAACCCCCTAACATAcaacaacagcagcagcagTTTGGGTTTCCTCCACAGCATCAACAATTTCCTCCGTCCGTGCACGGTCCTCCTTTCATGCCCCCACATCCTTCTCTCCAACAATTCCCTTATCACCCCCACCTGCAACAGCAACCACAGCAGCTCCATCCGCATCCTCCACCCCATCCTCACCTCCTCCATCTTCAGCAGCAACAGCAGCCACCGGCTGGTTTCCCTCCACACTTACCCCCTCCCCTCGTTCCTCCACCTTTTCATGGTCCATATGATGCACCTCCACCCCCAGCTGCTCCCCCTTCGGATCCTGAGCTCCACAAACGCATTGAGAAACTTGTTGAGTATGCTGCAAAGAATGGCCCTGAATTCGAAGCTATGATTCGTGAAAAGCAGCAAGATAATCCTGACTATGGTTTTCTCTTTGGTGGGGATGGGCATGGTCACTACCGTTACCGGCTTTGGTTAGCTACACATCCTCCAG CTGCAGCTGCTGGGGTTTCAGCTTCAATGATGGGTGCTCCTCAAATGCACCAACCTCCTTTTGCGCCATTCTACGACCAACAGCAAATGCATCCTCAGCCTTTTGGGATTCATGGTCGGCCAGATTATGACCAGACATCCAAGTCTTTCAGAGGTCTTTCTGGACCACTTCCATCTGATGTTGCCATGGAGCTCAATAATGTGCTTAATAATCTTAATGGTACGAAAGAGTCAATTAAGGGGGCTAAAAATTGGTTCATGCAGAGATCTCCTTTTGCACCGGCTCTGGCTGAGGCACTGAGAGACAGGATTTTTGTCTTAGATGATTCTGAGAGGCAACTGCATATAATATATCTTGCCAATGATATTCTTTTTGACAG CTTGCAACGGAGGACAAGCCCTGACGTTGATAATGAAGCCCTTGCATTCAAACCTGTTTTAGGTTCCATGCTTGGGAGGATTTATAACAACCCTCTAAATAAGGAGGAAAATCAGACAAGGTTACAGAAAATTTTGGAGTTGTGGGCTTCCAAAGATATCTATGATCAGAGTGCTATTGAGGTGCTTAAGAGTGAGATGATTGGTGGAGCAACAGCTAATTCCTTTTCAGGGCCTCCAGCCACCAGTGGTTCAGTAGATCCAGCTGCTG GATTTCCACAGCAAACGTCAAACCTCAATATCCAACAATGGCAACCTGATAGGATTTTACCAGATCAAGACCATCATGATAAACATGCCTCTGCCCAAGCCATGCCACCATCTTTGGCTACCCAGCAATTTCTCCCAAATTCAGTCGCTGCTGGTGCTTTTGTGGGATCTATGGCCATACAATCTTCTGTTCAATTAGCGAACCAACAACCTGCACCCCATTTATTGCCGGGTACGACTGCTACCAGTGGTGAAAAATTGCCACCATATCCTTTGTTTCCACCTGGTCTTATTCCTGGAATGGTCAGAAAGATGCAGATCGGTAGTGGGGTGCCCTACTCTCCCATGAGCCCTTTGGACATACCTACTGTAATACCTCCATCCAATGTACCTCAATCTGAAGTTCTTGAGAGTGTGTCAAAATTCTTCAAAGATATTGGAGAGGTGAACCCTTCTGAAGGACCCATTACTTCCGATTCAAGAGATGAAGATGATGAATATGAGAGAGAACCTCCAGTACGAAAGGGAGGGGCTTGCATCCCACCTCCCCCAAACCTGCAGGTGGACCCAGAGACGGGAGCTTATGTTGATGGAAGTGTAGATCGGAAAACAGGATCAGGCAGGCTGGGACTTGGGGCCACAGCTAACCCAAATGAATCAAGTCAATATGATGATGTTTATTCTTCTTACAGGAAACAAAGAAGCACCACGTATCACTCATCCATGAGTGCGAGAGCTGCAGCGAGGTAA